The Trueperaceae bacterium genomic interval TCTTCAGCGTCAGGCGCGCCGACGACCCGCCGCAGGACCAGCGCCCGGGCGTCGGCGGGCGTCCGGCCGTCGCCGCCGACTGACCACCGGCGTGGGGCGCTTCCGACTGCTGCGGCTCGACAGCGTCGCCTCCACCCAGGACGCGCTCGCGCAGCGCGCGCGCTCCGGCGAGGACGTGAGCGGCCTGGTCGTGCGCGCGCTGGAGCAGACGAGCGGGCGCGGCCGGCGCGGCACGGCGTGGGCGTCGCCGCGCGGCGGCAGCTACCAGTCCGTCGGCCTGGGACGCGAGGCGTGGCCGTGGCTGACGCTGGCCCTGGGCGTGGGCGTCGCCGAGGCGCTGAGCGTGGGTGTCGGGGCCGGCGTGAAGGTGAAGTGGCCGAACGACCTCTACCTGGGGGACGGCAAGCTCGGCGGCATCATCGCCGAGGTCGTGGCGGGCCAGGTGATCGCGGGCGTGGGCGTGAACGTGGCCAACGCGCCGCCCCCCGGCGGGGCCGCCCTGGCGGGCGCCGAGCCGGAGGCCGTCTCGGACCTCGTGCTGGCCGGGCTGGAGCGCGGCGTCGCACTGGCGCGGGACGGGGGAGAGGCCGTGCGCGAGCGCTTCGCGTCGGTCGACGCCCTGCGGGGCCGCGAGGTCTCTGTCGTTGTCGGCGCCGAGCGCGGCGGCGAGGCCCTGACGGGCGTGGCCGTCGGGGTCGACGCCCTCGGCGCCCTGCTAGTCGCGGTGGCCGGCGCGGGCGCCCCCGTGCGGGTCACCGCCGGGCACGTCACGAGCTTCGGCCGCCCGGCGGGGGCCTGAGGGGAGCCGGCCGGCCGCCGCGCCCCGCTCAAAGTCCCCAGGCCCGCCTCTTACCTGCCGCGGCGCCACGACCCGCGCGCTCTCATGTGGCTTTGGTCTCGTCGTGGGCGCGAATCCCGGCCTAGAGTGCCGACATGCACAACTCGGTCGCACGGCCCACGGGGGACCCGAGCGGGGTGGGGGAGCGAGACGATGGCGCCGCGGAAGCGGGGGCCGCCGGCGCGATCTGGGTGGTCGACGACAGCGAGGCGATACGCGTGCTGGCGAAGAGCGCCTTCGAGCGCGCGGGCTGGCGCGTGACGGCGTTCGAGGACCTCGCCGGCGCGCGGGACGCGCTGGCCGCCGGGCCGGCGCCCGACGCCGTGCTCCTCGACATCCACCTGCCTGACGGCAACGGCCTGCACGACATCGGCGCCTTCGCGGCGACCGGGGCGGCCGTGGTGGTGGTGAGCAACGTGGCCGGGCCCGATCAGGTGGAGGCGGCCTTCGCCGCCGGCGCCGGCGACGTGGTACCCAAGCCCTTCGACCTCAGGAGCCTGCTGGCGCGCGTGGAGCGCGCGGCGCGGGCGGCGAGGGCGGTGCGGCCTGTGGCTCCCGCCGCGGAGGCGCGGGCAGCCGCGGGGGTCGGCGGGGCAGAGCTAGGCTGATGAGCGGCGCCGGGCTGGCGCCGCTGTTCGTCGCGATCCTCGTCGTGGCGGCCGCGGTCGGCGCGACGATGTTCGCGATGCTCGTCTGGTTCGTGGCCGGGCAGGGCACCGCCGGCGCCTGGCGCTCGCTCGTCGTGGCGCTCACCGTCGCCGGCGTCGGCCTGGGCGCCGTGGCCATCGTGCACCTCGCGCTGGTCGCCGTCAGGCACGAGGCGACGCGGCGGCGCGAGCGCCGCGTCCACGAGTGGACCGGGGCCTGGGCCGAGGTCGCGTCCGGCGGCCGGGTGCCGTTCGTGCCTCCCGAAGCGCGCCCCGTCGCCTCGGAGGCCGCCGCCCGCGTGATCCAGCAGCTGGCGGGCGAGGGCGCAAAGCGCGTGAGGGCCGGCCTCGCTACCAGCGGCGTGCTGCCAGCCGAGCTGGCCTCCGCGGCCCGGGGCATCGGCGTGCCGCGCAGCCGCTCCACGGCGGCTCTCGAGCGCCTGGCGTGGATCGCCACGCCCGACGCCCTGCCGCTGTTCGCCCGCGCGGCCCGCGGCCCCGACGTCAGGAGCGCGCGGGCCGCGCTGCTGGGCATGGCGAGGGTGCTGGCCGAGCAGCATCTGCCCGACCCCGTCGGACGCGAGCTGGTCTCGGCGATCGAGGACCACCTGGCCAGCGCGCCGGACCCGGCCGGCCTGCGGACGTTCCTGTCGACGGTCCTGCTGGCGACGGGAGACCACCTGTCCTGGCTGTGCGCCCGCCTGCTGCGCCGCAGCGAGCCGGAGGTGGCGCACGTGGCCGCGCTGGAGGCCATCGGCCTGTCCCACCGCCCCGAGGCGCTCGAGCTCGCCACCGAGGCGCTGCTGGGGGCGACCGAGGACGAGACGGCCGCCGCCGCGCTGCGCGCGCTGGCGCGCGTGGGGCACGTGCCGGAGAACGCCCACCACGCCGTGCTCGAGGCGACGGAGTCGGCGCACCTCGGCACGCGGGTCCAGGCCGCGCACGCGCTCGTGTGGCTGCCGCCCGAGGTCGCCCTGCCCGCCCTGTGGACGCTGCTCGGAGACACGGCGTGGGAGGTGCGACGCGCGGCGGCGCAGGCCCTCGCCCGCAGCGGGCCGCCCGGCGAGGCCGAGCTGCGGCGTGCCGCTGCCTCGCACCCCGACCGGTTCGCCAGGGACATCGCGGGGATCACGCTGGCGGCCTCCCGCGGGGCGAGCGGCGCCGAGGAGCCGGGACCCCCGCGACCGCCCGCGCGTGCCGCGCTGGCGGCGGCGGAAGGCGCCCCGTGAGCGTCGTCGACGCCCTGCAGCTCGTGGTCCTGGTGGCCTTCGCGGTCATCAACGGGACGCAGCTCGGCGGGCTGGTGCTGGCGTCGCGCGCGCTGCTCATGCGCGACAGGCGCGCGTCGCGCCTCGAGGAGGTCGCGCTGGCCAGGGCCGCGACGTACCTGCCGGTCAGCTTCCTCGTGCCCGCCTACAACGAGGAGGCGACGATCGTCGGCAGCGTCCGCAGCCTGCTGGCGATGCACTACCCGGAGTTCGAGCTGATCGTCGTGAGCGACGGCTCGAAGGACGGCACCATGGCGGTCCTCCACGAGGCGTTCGACCTCGTCCCCGCCGTCGCCAGCCCGCGCCGCTGCACCCAGCACGCCCGCGTGATCGGCACCTGGCGCAGCGCCACGCACCCGGCCCTGACCGTGATCGAGAAGGAGAACGGCGGACGCTCCGACGCGCTGAACGCCGCGATCGAGCAGGCGCGCTACCCGATCTGCGTGGTCATCGACGCCGACAGCCTCGTCGACCCCGAGGCCCTGCTCCTGGCGGGCACGCGCTTCCTCGACGACCCCACCCTGGTCGCGCTGGGCGGCTCGATCCGCCCCGTGAACGACGCGATCGTCAGCGGCGGCAGCGTGCGCCTGGCCCGCACGCCCCGCAACTTCCTGGCCCGCTGGCAGCAGCTCGAGTACGCGCGCGCGTTCACCGCCGCCCGCGTCGCGATGAGCGAGCTGGGCTGCCTGATCCTGATCTCCGGCGCCTTCGGGCTGTTCAGGCGCAGCGCCCTCATCGCCGTGGGCGGGTACCGCACCGACACCGTGGGCGAGGACTTCGAGCTGACCGTGCGGCTCCACCGCTACTTCCGCGACAGGGGAGAGCCCTACCGCATCGAGTACCTCGTCGACCCCGTGTGCTGGACTCAGGTGCCGGAGGAACCGAGGGTCCTGCGCAACCAGCGCGACCGCTGGCACCGCGGCCTCTGGGAGGTCCTGTGGGCGCACCGGGACATGCTGTTCAACCCGCGCTACGGCCGCATCGGGTTCTTCGCGCTGCCCTACATGTGGTTCGTCGAGGGCCTCTCGCCCGTGTTCGAGGTCTCCGGCTACGTGCTCGTCGCCGCCCTGGCGGTCCTCGGCCAGCTCGACGCGGCCTTCGCCGCGGCGTTCTTCGCCCTGGCGCTGCTCTACGGGCTGCTGGTCAGCCTCGGCACCACGGCCCTGGACGTCGTGCTGCCGCACTCGCCGCGCCGCGCCGTCGACAGGCTGCGTCTCCTGAACGCCGTGATGACGGAGAGCCTCTGGTACCGACCGTGGCTCGCGTTCGTGAGGCTCGTGGCCACCTTCGGCGTGCGGAGCAAGCGCGGCAAGTGGGGCACGATGACGCGCCGCAGCTTCGGCTGAGCCGTCGCGCCGGTCACCAGTCCTCGATGTCGTCGCCGATCGCCTCGGCGTCGATCTTCGCGTAGATGCGAGTCGTCTGGATGTCGGCGTGGCGCAGGTGCGCGGCGACCCGGCCGAGGTCCTTCGTCTGGCGGTAGTAGCGCGTGCCCGCGCCGTGCCTGAGCCCGTGCACGCCGGCCGTCCCGTAGTCGACGCCGGCGCGCGCGCACAGGCGCCTGAAGCGCCGCCTGGCGTGGTCGGCGGTCCAGGGCAGCACGTAGGCCTGGTCGCGCTGGCGCTTCTCGCCGGCGCGGTAGTCGGGGTCGGCGGAGAGCTCGCTCAGCGCCTCGCGCAGGCGCCTGGTCATGCGCACCGTCGCCGCCTTGCCGCCCTTGCCGGAGCGCACGCGCAGCGTGCTCGTGCCCATGTCGACGTCGTCCCACCTGAGGTCGGCCATCTCGCCGATGCGCAGCCCGCCGTGCGCGCCCAGGAGCACCATCACCCGCTCCGCGCCGGCCGCATGCCCGAGCAGCGCCTCGACCTCGCCGTCGCGGTACGGCCGGCGCTTCTCCCACGGCGGCGTCGGGTCCTTGGCGACGCGCACGTCGTCGAACGGCCGCGCCTCGGTCGCCCCGGCCCACCTGAGCGCCTTGTACAGCGTCCTGGCCGCCGCCAGCTTCACGTTCAGCGTCGCCGGCGACGGCGGCTCGCCGCCCGTCAGCGCTCCGGCCTCGAGGCGCCGCACGTAGACGACGCCGGCGTCGCGCGCCGGCCGCAGCAGGTTCTCGCCGGCCCAGGCCGCCAGCAGGTCGGCGACGCCGCGGCGGTAGGTGCGCAGCGTGTGCCGGCTGACCCGCGCGCCCTTGGCGCCGTGCAGGAAGAGGTAGGCTTCGGTGAGCGCCCAGAGCTCCTCGGCGTGGCGCTCGTTCGCGGCCTTGGCCGCGCGGCGCCTCAGCTCGTCGGGCGGCAGGCCCGCCCAGGTCTCGGCACGCGCCAGCGCGGAGCCGTCGTAGGGGGTGATCTCGGCGGCCATGCCGGCCAGCTTACACAGGTCTGATAAGACTAGTTATCAGGCTTTTCACATGCGCCCTTCGTGACGGATCCCGACCTTTGGTTCCTACTGTGCCCGTAGGTTCGATGAGAGATCGTGGACCGGGGGAACACCATGACAACGAGGCAAGTACTAGGGATCGGCGGTTCGCTGGTTCTCGTAGTCGGCGTCTTCGCGCCGATCGTCAGCGTCCCGATCGTTGGAGACCTTAACTCCTTCCAGAACGGTCGGGGCGACGGCACCATCGTCCTAGTCCTGGCACTCATATCGCTGTTGCTTGTAATGCGCGGACTCTACAGGGGTCTTTGGGTCACGGGCATCTTGAGTGCCGCTACTCTGACCATCTTGTTCC includes:
- a CDS encoding biotin--[acetyl-CoA-carboxylase] ligase translates to MGRFRLLRLDSVASTQDALAQRARSGEDVSGLVVRALEQTSGRGRRGTAWASPRGGSYQSVGLGREAWPWLTLALGVGVAEALSVGVGAGVKVKWPNDLYLGDGKLGGIIAEVVAGQVIAGVGVNVANAPPPGGAALAGAEPEAVSDLVLAGLERGVALARDGGEAVRERFASVDALRGREVSVVVGAERGGEALTGVAVGVDALGALLVAVAGAGAPVRVTAGHVTSFGRPAGA
- a CDS encoding response regulator, whose product is MHNSVARPTGDPSGVGERDDGAAEAGAAGAIWVVDDSEAIRVLAKSAFERAGWRVTAFEDLAGARDALAAGPAPDAVLLDIHLPDGNGLHDIGAFAATGAAVVVVSNVAGPDQVEAAFAAGAGDVVPKPFDLRSLLARVERAARAARAVRPVAPAAEARAAAGVGGAELG
- a CDS encoding HEAT repeat domain-containing protein, giving the protein MSGAGLAPLFVAILVVAAAVGATMFAMLVWFVAGQGTAGAWRSLVVALTVAGVGLGAVAIVHLALVAVRHEATRRRERRVHEWTGAWAEVASGGRVPFVPPEARPVASEAAARVIQQLAGEGAKRVRAGLATSGVLPAELASAARGIGVPRSRSTAALERLAWIATPDALPLFARAARGPDVRSARAALLGMARVLAEQHLPDPVGRELVSAIEDHLASAPDPAGLRTFLSTVLLATGDHLSWLCARLLRRSEPEVAHVAALEAIGLSHRPEALELATEALLGATEDETAAAALRALARVGHVPENAHHAVLEATESAHLGTRVQAAHALVWLPPEVALPALWTLLGDTAWEVRRAAAQALARSGPPGEAELRRAAASHPDRFARDIAGITLAASRGASGAEEPGPPRPPARAALAAAEGAP
- a CDS encoding glycosyltransferase, with product MSVVDALQLVVLVAFAVINGTQLGGLVLASRALLMRDRRASRLEEVALARAATYLPVSFLVPAYNEEATIVGSVRSLLAMHYPEFELIVVSDGSKDGTMAVLHEAFDLVPAVASPRRCTQHARVIGTWRSATHPALTVIEKENGGRSDALNAAIEQARYPICVVIDADSLVDPEALLLAGTRFLDDPTLVALGGSIRPVNDAIVSGGSVRLARTPRNFLARWQQLEYARAFTAARVAMSELGCLILISGAFGLFRRSALIAVGGYRTDTVGEDFELTVRLHRYFRDRGEPYRIEYLVDPVCWTQVPEEPRVLRNQRDRWHRGLWEVLWAHRDMLFNPRYGRIGFFALPYMWFVEGLSPVFEVSGYVLVAALAVLGQLDAAFAAAFFALALLYGLLVSLGTTALDVVLPHSPRRAVDRLRLLNAVMTESLWYRPWLAFVRLVATFGVRSKRGKWGTMTRRSFG
- a CDS encoding tyrosine-type recombinase/integrase; the protein is MAAEITPYDGSALARAETWAGLPPDELRRRAAKAANERHAEELWALTEAYLFLHGAKGARVSRHTLRTYRRGVADLLAAWAGENLLRPARDAGVVYVRRLEAGALTGGEPPSPATLNVKLAAARTLYKALRWAGATEARPFDDVRVAKDPTPPWEKRRPYRDGEVEALLGHAAGAERVMVLLGAHGGLRIGEMADLRWDDVDMGTSTLRVRSGKGGKAATVRMTRRLREALSELSADPDYRAGEKRQRDQAYVLPWTADHARRRFRRLCARAGVDYGTAGVHGLRHGAGTRYYRQTKDLGRVAAHLRHADIQTTRIYAKIDAEAIGDDIEDW